The Treponema rectale genome includes a window with the following:
- a CDS encoding 2-oxoacid:acceptor oxidoreductase family protein: MIEVLWHGRGGQGAFTAAKLLGAAFSVEGELNNALAFPSFGPERRGAPIVAFTKLSKQPIGDRSQIKKADYVVFLDDTLFSEKAFDEIKSGGKIFINTRRDFKREGNLSDSRLSSIVTFDGDSLAMKILSMPVTNTVMLSLLAKESGVVSAGVLKKAMELYMPPKLFQKNSAVVDAVFGGINETLSQK; the protein is encoded by the coding sequence GTGATTGAAGTTTTATGGCATGGCAGGGGAGGTCAGGGAGCCTTTACTGCTGCAAAACTTTTGGGAGCTGCTTTTTCTGTAGAAGGTGAATTGAATAATGCTCTTGCATTTCCATCCTTTGGTCCGGAACGCAGGGGTGCCCCGATTGTTGCTTTTACTAAATTAAGTAAGCAGCCGATTGGAGACAGAAGCCAGATAAAAAAAGCTGACTATGTTGTATTTCTTGATGACACATTGTTTTCCGAAAAAGCATTTGATGAGATTAAGAGCGGCGGAAAGATTTTTATAAATACCAGACGAGATTTTAAGAGGGAAGGGAACTTATCTGATTCCCGGCTGTCATCTATTGTTACCTTTGATGGTGACAGTCTTGCAATGAAAATTCTTTCCATGCCTGTGACTAATACGGTAATGCTGTCACTACTGGCAAAAGAAAGTGGAGTTGTATCAGCAGGAGTTTTAAAGAAAGCGATGGAACTTTATATGCCGCCAAAACTGTTCCAGAAAAACTCTGCTGTAGTTGATGCAGTCTTTGGAGGAATAAATGAAACCCTTTCTCAGAAATAA
- a CDS encoding 4Fe-4S binding protein, producing the protein MKPFLRNKNPVTYEEIPEATAYEAGYLVTKNAGWRNIRPVIDIEKCKGCLQCYLYCPDGVIYKNDGKVAVDYDFCKGCGICKKICRFSAITMEEEK; encoded by the coding sequence ATGAAACCCTTTCTCAGAAATAAAAATCCCGTTACTTATGAAGAAATTCCAGAGGCTACTGCTTATGAGGCAGGTTACCTCGTCACAAAAAATGCAGGTTGGAGAAACATCCGTCCTGTTATTGATATAGAAAAATGTAAGGGCTGTCTTCAGTGTTATCTGTATTGTCCGGATGGTGTCATTTACAAAAACGACGGTAAGGTAGCAGTTGATTATGACTTTTGTAAAGGCTGCGGTATCTGCAAAAAGATATGCCGGTTTTCTGCTATAACTATGGAGGAGGAAAAGTAA
- a CDS encoding transketolase C-terminal domain-containing protein, whose amino-acid sequence MSKKFLSGDEAFAYGIRLARPDVISAYPITPQTVVVEKLSDFVEDGSLKSNFIHVESEHSALSCAMGVSAAGARAFTATSSQGLLYMAECLVYASGGRFPIVMMNANRSTALPWNIYGDQRDSLALLDSGWIQSYAQDGQEALDMALMSYYIAEHKKVQTPFMVNLDGFVLTHTYEVVDVPEQAQADEFLPSFETENKFDFESPKNLAFSAGPETNTFFKVKEHLGLLNASAVISEAEERFAKIFGRKYSGLTENYKTEDADYIILTLGSVSGLIRQAVDELRDEGLKAGLVRIRYMRPFPVSEISAAVKNAKALAVLEKDVSFGAEGTVYTNVNSALKKNALEIPSKNFIGGLGGKDISLREIKDIFLKLKDVSEGQKLSDVNFLGVDVKGE is encoded by the coding sequence ATGTCAAAGAAATTTCTTTCCGGCGATGAAGCTTTTGCTTATGGCATAAGACTTGCACGGCCGGATGTAATATCTGCTTATCCTATAACTCCTCAGACTGTGGTTGTAGAAAAGCTTTCTGATTTTGTGGAAGACGGTTCCCTTAAGAGCAATTTTATTCATGTTGAATCAGAGCATTCTGCTTTATCCTGTGCCATGGGGGTAAGTGCAGCAGGAGCAAGGGCATTTACGGCAACTTCCTCCCAGGGACTTTTGTATATGGCTGAGTGTCTTGTATATGCCTCCGGCGGTCGTTTTCCTATTGTCATGATGAATGCAAACAGATCTACGGCTCTTCCATGGAATATTTACGGGGATCAGAGGGATTCTCTTGCGCTTCTTGATTCAGGATGGATTCAGTCCTACGCACAGGACGGACAGGAAGCTCTGGATATGGCTTTAATGAGTTACTACATTGCAGAACATAAAAAAGTGCAGACTCCTTTTATGGTTAATCTTGACGGGTTTGTCTTAACTCACACTTATGAAGTTGTGGATGTACCTGAACAGGCACAGGCTGATGAATTTCTGCCTTCATTTGAGACAGAAAATAAATTCGATTTTGAAAGTCCTAAAAATCTTGCATTTTCTGCCGGACCTGAAACGAATACTTTTTTTAAGGTAAAAGAGCATCTTGGCCTGCTGAATGCTTCCGCAGTTATATCAGAAGCAGAAGAGAGGTTTGCTAAGATATTTGGAAGAAAATATTCGGGACTTACTGAAAATTATAAAACAGAAGATGCTGATTATATTATCCTGACGCTGGGATCTGTAAGCGGACTTATCCGTCAGGCTGTGGATGAATTGAGGGACGAAGGATTAAAGGCCGGTCTTGTCCGTATAAGATATATGCGTCCGTTTCCTGTCAGTGAAATATCTGCAGCAGTAAAAAATGCAAAAGCCCTGGCTGTTCTTGAAAAGGATGTTTCTTTTGGTGCCGAAGGAACTGTTTATACAAACGTTAATTCTGCTCTGAAGAAAAACGCTCTGGAAATTCCATCTAAAAATTTTATTGGAGGACTGGGGGGCAAGGATATCAGTCTTAGAGAAATAAAAGATATTTTCTTAAAGTTGAAGGATGTGTCGGAAGGACAAAAACTTTCTGATGTTAATTTTCTTGGTGTTGATGTAAAAGGGGAGTAA
- a CDS encoding thiamine pyrophosphate-dependent enzyme, with translation MITAKNLNEEEFFYGHKACAGCGGSLAVRIALKVLGEKAVAVLPAGCMSAVGFNYPQLCFSNNAIISTFAGTASMMTGVLAGLRARGITDAQVVGFAGDGGTADIGIQALSGAIDRNDDVLYICYDNEAYMNTGIQKSSLTPFGARTTTTPAGNNIRGNIRPKKNVFEIIAAHDIPYAATATVGYLQDYINKVEKASKIRGTKFIHVIAPCPTGWGVKTDETVDVAKEIVDTGLWYLAEYENGEFTLNHKPESFSSVENYLKRQARFRHLTDDDIQAITAGRDSKWEHILKFWNVKK, from the coding sequence GTGATTACTGCGAAAAATCTGAACGAAGAAGAATTTTTTTATGGACACAAGGCCTGTGCAGGTTGCGGCGGTAGTCTTGCAGTAAGGATAGCCCTCAAGGTACTGGGAGAAAAAGCTGTTGCTGTATTGCCAGCCGGATGTATGAGTGCCGTTGGGTTTAATTATCCTCAGCTTTGTTTTTCAAATAATGCAATTATCTCTACTTTTGCCGGTACTGCGAGCATGATGACAGGAGTACTTGCAGGTCTGCGTGCCCGGGGAATAACTGATGCTCAGGTTGTGGGTTTTGCGGGTGATGGCGGTACTGCTGATATTGGTATTCAGGCTCTGTCAGGTGCAATCGACCGTAATGATGACGTGCTCTATATCTGCTATGACAACGAAGCTTATATGAATACGGGAATTCAGAAAAGCTCCCTTACGCCTTTCGGTGCCAGAACTACAACCACACCTGCCGGTAATAATATAAGGGGAAATATCCGTCCCAAGAAGAATGTTTTTGAAATTATAGCTGCGCATGATATTCCTTATGCAGCAACTGCAACAGTAGGATATCTTCAGGATTACATTAACAAAGTTGAGAAGGCCTCTAAAATCCGCGGGACAAAATTCATTCACGTGATTGCACCTTGCCCTACAGGATGGGGTGTAAAGACAGACGAAACTGTTGATGTGGCAAAAGAAATTGTTGATACAGGATTGTGGTATCTTGCGGAATATGAAAACGGAGAATTTACATTGAATCATAAGCCGGAAAGCTTCAGTTCCGTAGAAAACTATCTTAAGCGCCAGGCAAGGTTCCGTCATCTTACAGATGATGATATTCAGGCAATAACTGCAGGCCGGGACAGTAAATGGGAGCATATTTTAAAGTTCTGGAATGTAAAAAAATAA
- a CDS encoding phenylacetate--CoA ligase family protein, translating to MSAPDGKYWNKELETLPREQLEAKQLEDLKEIVQFAYDHAPYYKRSFDEAGVKPSDIHTLKDIQKFPFINKKTQRDTQGVGSFLGELAAVPEEDVVFVSTSSGSTGVPTMSPFTKKDFDEFQDTESRWFYQIGMRKNDRYVHALNFSLYVGGPDVIGAQNLGALCIWGGTLPSERLLFILKTYQPTIIWTSPSYAWQLGEKAIKAGYDPKKDFSIKKIIVAGEAGGSIDSTRKAIEDLWGAEVFDFYGLSDIFGACAAMCEAKDGLHIAENHILVETRDIHTGEILPPGETGELVFTTLRKHARPLIRFRTGDIGRIDYTPCKCGRTHGRIHIQGRLDDMFIVSAVNVFPSDIEAVIHELKEVTGEYLIRIFEKDFTCKYAVEVEKASGNTETDEALAEKVSAALKARIGVKPARVVVHPDGGLNTRSEHKSKRVIDERNIDYNI from the coding sequence ATGTCAGCACCAGATGGAAAATATTGGAATAAAGAACTTGAAACATTACCGAGAGAACAGCTTGAAGCAAAACAGCTTGAGGATTTGAAAGAGATCGTTCAGTTTGCCTACGATCATGCACCTTATTACAAACGTTCGTTTGACGAAGCAGGAGTAAAACCTTCTGATATTCACACACTGAAGGATATTCAGAAGTTTCCTTTTATTAATAAGAAAACTCAGCGTGACACACAGGGAGTAGGTTCATTCCTTGGAGAACTTGCAGCTGTTCCGGAAGAAGATGTTGTGTTTGTTTCTACGTCTTCAGGTTCGACTGGGGTTCCGACAATGTCGCCTTTTACAAAAAAAGATTTTGATGAATTCCAGGATACAGAAAGCCGCTGGTTCTATCAGATTGGAATGAGGAAGAATGACCGTTATGTTCATGCCCTTAATTTTTCTCTGTATGTTGGAGGACCTGATGTAATCGGTGCTCAGAATTTAGGTGCGCTTTGTATCTGGGGAGGAACACTTCCAAGTGAACGGCTTCTTTTTATTCTTAAGACATATCAGCCTACGATAATCTGGACAAGCCCAAGCTATGCATGGCAGCTGGGAGAAAAGGCAATTAAAGCTGGTTATGATCCGAAAAAAGATTTCAGCATCAAGAAGATTATTGTTGCAGGAGAAGCCGGCGGTTCAATTGATTCAACCCGCAAGGCAATAGAAGATTTGTGGGGAGCTGAAGTTTTTGACTTCTACGGTCTCTCGGATATTTTTGGTGCATGTGCTGCAATGTGTGAAGCAAAGGACGGACTTCATATTGCTGAGAATCATATTCTTGTAGAAACAAGGGATATTCATACAGGAGAAATTCTTCCTCCTGGAGAAACAGGTGAACTTGTATTTACAACATTAAGAAAGCATGCTCGTCCGCTTATCCGCTTTAGAACTGGAGATATCGGTCGTATTGATTATACTCCATGTAAGTGTGGAAGAACCCATGGCCGTATTCATATTCAGGGTCGTCTGGATGATATGTTCATTGTAAGTGCAGTTAATGTATTCCCTAGTGATATTGAAGCTGTAATTCATGAACTTAAAGAAGTTACCGGTGAATATCTTATCCGTATTTTTGAAAAAGATTTCACCTGCAAGTATGCCGTAGAAGTAGAAAAAGCTTCCGGTAATACAGAAACAGATGAAGCACTTGCAGAAAAAGTATCGGCAGCCCTTAAGGCTCGCATTGGTGTTAAGCCGGCAAGAGTAGTGGTTCATCCAGATGGAGGTCTTAATACAAGATCTGAACATAAGTCAAAGCGTGTAATTGATGAAAGAAACATTGATTACAATATCTGA
- a CDS encoding transporter substrate-binding domain-containing protein codes for MNKSKEIKIIAAIAGVLTLFASCNKSGKDSKVVEIILEAQNAPYTYEDENGNPAGYEYEVLKAIEKKLPEWKFNYQVLDYETALAGVRTGKYTLDAGCKFRTPAREKAFLVSAPYNYFFMNLVVKANSGINGLEDMSGKSISPIVATDGRAVALKDWIDGHPEVTVDFKTLASSGAMADEIAKVEDGVFDAAYLSAEQANAILSEAKYTDLKITKRVDGRDTVFLINKDKREFQKAVNKALEELTADGTLGELTVKFFGEDNFEVAKKIGLKKD; via the coding sequence ATGAATAAGAGTAAGGAAATAAAAATTATCGCAGCTATTGCTGGAGTTTTGACATTGTTTGCATCATGCAATAAATCAGGAAAGGATTCTAAAGTTGTAGAAATTATTCTTGAAGCACAGAATGCTCCGTATACTTATGAAGATGAAAACGGAAATCCTGCCGGTTATGAATATGAAGTTCTTAAGGCAATTGAAAAGAAACTTCCTGAATGGAAATTCAATTATCAGGTTCTTGATTATGAGACAGCACTGGCTGGTGTACGCACCGGAAAGTACACTCTTGATGCAGGATGTAAATTCAGAACGCCTGCAAGAGAAAAGGCATTTCTTGTTTCTGCACCATACAACTACTTCTTTATGAATCTTGTAGTTAAGGCAAATAGCGGTATTAATGGTCTTGAGGATATGAGCGGAAAATCAATTTCACCTATTGTTGCAACTGACGGACGTGCTGTTGCACTTAAGGACTGGATTGATGGTCATCCGGAAGTAACTGTTGACTTTAAGACTCTGGCTTCTTCAGGAGCAATGGCAGATGAAATCGCAAAAGTAGAAGACGGTGTTTTTGATGCTGCATATCTTTCTGCAGAACAGGCTAATGCAATTTTGAGCGAGGCAAAATATACGGATCTGAAAATTACAAAGAGGGTAGACGGACGTGATACTGTATTCCTTATTAATAAAGATAAGAGGGAATTTCAGAAGGCTGTTAATAAAGCACTGGAAGAACTTACGGCAGACGGAACTTTAGGAGAACTTACCGTAAAATTCTTTGGTGAAGATAATTTTGAAGTTGCAAAAAAGATTGGTCTTAAAAAAGACTGA
- a CDS encoding amino acid ABC transporter permease translates to MWRGHEFFISSLPALAEFIPVTIFYLTVPTLISWVLGTLICIVRTGRKNVLYYAVSLFVSFFRGTPGLVQLYIVFFGLPKLFSLFGMNINAWDAGFFYIVATTANFSSFVSEALRGAYEGIDKAQIDAGYSVGYSRIQCFFHVTVPLTVKIALPNLKNLEIDLLKGSAVAYVIGVVDVMGKANKIISLHRGYGQIWVLLAAAVIYFFLTTVVEFIFNMALRHFRRYEV, encoded by the coding sequence TTGTGGCGCGGACATGAGTTTTTTATTTCTTCTTTACCGGCTCTTGCTGAATTTATTCCGGTAACGATTTTTTATCTGACTGTACCTACTTTAATTTCGTGGGTTCTCGGAACTTTGATATGTATAGTCAGAACAGGCAGAAAGAATGTTTTATATTATGCAGTTTCGCTGTTCGTTTCTTTTTTCAGGGGAACTCCGGGACTTGTGCAGTTATATATTGTTTTTTTTGGTCTGCCTAAATTATTTTCATTATTTGGAATGAATATAAATGCATGGGATGCAGGATTTTTTTATATAGTAGCAACGACGGCAAACTTTTCTTCATTTGTTTCCGAAGCCCTGCGTGGTGCTTATGAGGGAATTGATAAAGCACAGATTGACGCAGGATATTCTGTTGGATACAGCAGGATTCAGTGTTTTTTTCATGTAACGGTTCCGCTTACTGTAAAGATTGCGCTTCCAAATCTTAAAAATCTCGAAATAGATTTGCTGAAGGGAAGTGCAGTGGCTTATGTAATCGGAGTTGTAGACGTAATGGGTAAGGCAAATAAAATCATTTCACTTCACAGAGGCTATGGACAGATCTGGGTTCTGCTGGCTGCTGCAGTGATATATTTTTTTCTTACGACCGTGGTTGAATTTATTTTCAATATGGCGTTGCGTCATTTCAGAAGGTATGAGGTTTAA